Below is a window of Bdellovibrio bacteriovorus DNA.
GAAAAGGTATTGTCATTTTTTCCATATTACGCATGGCAGTACAAATGATTTAAAAGGTTCTATTAAGGGGCATTGCAATGGCAAAAAAGTCAGGAAGAATCATCATCACTCTTGAGTGCACTGAAGCTCGCGCTGAAGGCAAACCTGTTTCTCGTTACACTACGACTAAGAACAAAACTAAGACTCCAGGTCGTCTTGAAAAGAAGAAATACAATCCAAACTTGAAACGTCACACAGTTCACAGAGAAACTAAGTAATGATTCTTACGGATCAGCAGATTCTCGAATGTATGGAACAAGGGTCTATTAAAGTAGAGCCCTTCCGCAGAGAGTGCCTAGGAACGAACTCTTATGATGTTCACTTGGGTAAAACACTCGCTGTCTATGAAGAGAAGACGCTGGACGCAAGAAAGCATAACAAGATTCGCACCTTTGAAATTCCTGAAGAGGGTTATGTCCTTATGCCTGACACCCTCTATCTTGGCGTGACTTTGGAGTATACTGAGACTCTGAAGCATGTCCCATTTTTAGAAGGTAAATCGAGTGTCGGTCGCCTAGGTATTGATATCCACGCTACGGCGGGTAAGGGCGACGTTGGTTTCTGCAATTATTGGACTCTGGAAATTTCGGTAAAACAGCCGGTTCGTGTTTATACTGGCATGCCGATTGGGCAGTTGATATACTTTGAAGTGAAGGGCGATATTTTAACGTCTTACAACGTTAAGCCTTCAGCGAAGTATAATGACAAGAAACCCATTCCAGTAGAGTCAATGATGTGGAAAAACTCATTCTAAAATCGTTTCTAGCTTTAAGTTTTCTAACGATCGCTGCTTGTTCGCCTGCTGAAGTCACCGATGTGTCCGGTATTGATTCTAATACGGCTATCAGTGGTTCTTTTCAGGAATACGATGCCAACAAGATTCAAGGTATCGGTACGATTCGTTTTACAACGGTTCTTCCCGTTTCTTCAAGCCGTTCTCTGGCCTTAAAAACATCCTTAGACAATGTCTCAAGCAGCTGGGTATCGACGGTATTCTATTCGTCTAATGCCGCGATTCCTAGCACGAATGGTGTGGCAGTGACTTTCACCCGCTCAGGCGCTAGCGTGACCGCGCAGATTTCCATTAACGGAAACTCTTCGATGGTGTCTTCTTCTCGTTTGACCTTTTTGGTTCCAACGGCTTTGGATTTGATTGTCGAAGTTCACAATGTGAACTCAAAAGCGCGCGTTTTGATCTGGCGTCGTGATCAGATTACTTATTCCCCGACGGCTGCCGATGTTGATACCGATCGCTCGGGCGACCTGGTATCTTCTCTGCCAACGCAAACAGGTGGTGGCGGCTTCGTGGGTTTGATTATTCAAAACTCTACTGTGACTGCTGCACGGGTTGATTTACAGAAAGTATTGGATTAACCAAACCACCTTCTGTCGTTTTATTCGCCTTCGCGGACTTAGTAACCTGATCCGCGATATAACCTAAAATTTCTGACAACTGAACACGATCCGCCCAGACATCCCATTTTTCACGTTTCCCCTTCCAGCTTAAGACGAAGCGAAGCTTTTCTTTGATCGTCTCTGGCGGTTTTCCATAGCGAAGGATGTAAGTGAACAGATCCAGAAGATCGGCTTCTTTGATCGTTCCACTTTCAATCTGTTCTTTAGCTAGCTCTAGCAGGATGCCCTTAAATGCGGGGAAGGCGTTCAAAGATTCCGGTGTATTGATCACGCCGTCTTTGTTTTTATCAAAACGCGCATAAATCATTTCGATATACTGAATCACGTGCGGAGCCAGCGAAATATCCTCAAGCAGCGCCATGTTCTTATCGTTGGGAACATAGCCCGCAGCCTTAAAGATATTGTTCATGTAAATAGCCCATGAGTCTTTATCCGCAGCCTTTTGAAACTTCACATATTCAGGCATGGAGATCGCAGCCGCAGGCAAAGAATCTTTATAAGACGCTCGAGCACAGCTTAAGCTGACAAGCGCATCGTTTTTCACATCGGTATTTCCGTTAAAGCATTTCTTTATAAGCTCTTCACGCAACATCGAATTGATGTTTAAACCTGACCAAATCATGCCGATGAGGTCTGTCAATTCAGCATAAGAAGCCAACGTGCTGCCATCGGAATGAGGAACGAAAATATTTGCTTCACGGAAACGTGAAGATGCAAACGTCGTATTTTTAGAGTCGAGGATTCCCGCCTCCACCAACACTGGACGCAAAGCCATAAAGGCGCCTTGCACTTCTTCAAGGTTCACACCCTTATAGGTGTTCACTCGATCCGCCGTCCCTGCAAATGAACGAACAGCCAATCGACTGATCGCACGATATAGATTCAATTGGCGAAGCGTTTTCGCCGTGTACTTCTGTTGCAGCTTGTTCGAGATCAAAACGCGCGACTCATTGTCCACTGTCAGCGGCACCGGACTTTGCACAGTCAAAAGAAGCTCATAAAGACCTGAAGCCAAGGGCTGTCTCGACATCGTAGAGACGGAGGCCTTCTTTAAAACCTCTTGAAGCTCTTTCGCTGAATAGCCCTCATCTTCGCGCCAATTTTCAGTCGTTTGAGCGATGAAAAGCTCGGTGTCCAACCACACTTGAAGTTCGTTACGCAGAACTTCCAAAGAAGATAAGTTCAACGCATCGGGGACATGGCCTTCCAAGCGGCGCTCTGGGGCAGTCAAGATATTGTTCAAAACAACGCCCACGACTTGATCGATGGACTTCGGCTTCAGACCTTCTGGCAAAACTCCTAAATTGGACATGTGCTGGATTATTTTATTAATCTCGGCACGAGAAAACTGAGTTTCTTTTTTTGCGGCTAAAAGATCACGAGCGATGTTGATACTTTGATTTGCAAAAATGGAAAGATAGCTGATCGTCAACGGCTTCTGGAACGACTGCTCTTTCAAGAAATAATCGTAATAAAGGAAGTCAGAGTAAAACCGCGCGGCAAATCCAAGAAGAACGCTCCAGTTGGCTTTTCTTAAAGAAGAATCGTTTCCACCCAGGATCATGTTTTTCACGTCGATGATCATTGGCATGTAGTCCTTGATCATGTCTGCGTAACTTTCACCCTTTGGCGGATATAGTGCTTCTATTTCGCGAATCAAAGGTACGAGATCTTGAAGGTCATAAGCCCCCTCAAATAGCACCCCGGCTTCGCGCACCGTGGATTCGAGAACGAATTGAGACTCCATGAAAAGCTTCTGCGCTTCTTCATTTTCGTAAAGCTCAGGCTCCCACTCACGTCCATAAATAGAGTAATAAGGCAGGAACCGCTCGATGAGAATTTTAATGCGGCTGACTTTCAGGCGGGCCGTTTCAAAATCCGTTGTCGTAAAGGAATCGACACTTCCACCAAAGAAGAGCTGCTTCACTTTCATCGCTTCAAAAACCAGATTGTTTGATACTTTGAAGTCGGGCCACACCACTTGCAGGGTTTTTAAAAGATCATTGACCTCGTCACGAGAGACCACGCCTTCGGGTTTTTCAGCGACCAGATCCTGAAATACGGACAAGACGTCTTCGACCGTTCTGGAAAGATAAGAAAGACGGTACCCCGTCCCCGTTTCAGGCACTGACTTGATGAAGTAGTAATAACGAAGATATTGGATATAACCACGCGCGCCCAATAAAGCAAAACGACGCCATTCGCTGGGCGCTACATAGTTTTCATCGCCACCAGCCAAGGCCTTTTTAACTTTTAGAACGACGGGCATGTACTTCGCGATGGTCTTTGGGAAGTCCCACTTTTCATTAAAGAAGACACCCATTTGCTCCATCAAAACAACGAAGTCCGCAAGCTTATAACTACGACCATTGGATTCGATCAACGAAGCCAATGTGCGGGCAGCACTTTGAATTTCTTTATTCGCATCTTCGAAATAACGAACGTCTGATTGGATGTTGTTCGCTTCAGATACTGTCCAATTCAACGACAGCACCCGCATGTACGGAGTTAAATTCACCGTCATTTCACGGAAACTTCCAAAAAGCTTAATGATCTTATCGATCTCACCTTTTGAAATATACTCAGCACTTCCGCCGACGAAGATCTGCTTCAGTTTCATCACTTCGACTTGCAGGCCGACAGGAATGGTTTCGTTTTTGGAAGCATCAAGGAAGTTTTTTTCTAAAAACGTCGCAAGCTCTTGAGACGTGTAGCGATCTGAAGAGTTCCCGCGCACATATCTTTTGAAAGTTTCAATCGCGGTTTCAGCACAATCCCAACCCGCAGCAACTTCAGCCTTCGTCGCCGTTCCGTCGATAAAGTTTTTTACGACAGGCTTCACTTCCGTTAAGCACTTCGTGCCGCCCAATTCGTGACTCTCTGGCGGAGGTGGCGCTTCACCGACTTTTGAGTCACAGCCAACAAAGGCCCCTGCTGCCATAACGGCCACAGTGATAAGCTGCACACATTTTTTAGAAAACATAAGTCATGCCCCCGTAGACACGGTCATTGGCGCGGTACTGGTTCAGGAAGCTTGAAGGATTGTGATTTTCATCCTGCACTCCCAGTACGTCTCCACCAAGGACAACGGCCCACTTCTGATTGGGATAATAAAGGAACTCGGTATTCAACAAAGAACCCCGTTGGTCATAGTCATAGAGATATTTAAAACGAGTCACAAATGGACGACGGAAGATCGAAGCCAACTGGCCTTCCACACGGAATGAAAGAGCATTGGTGAATTTCAAACGAGCGTCGAACAGCGTGAAGTCATCGGGCTTTCCATCGCTGCGGATATCCACAATGCCCCCACCTTCGACTTTCAAGTATTCAAGTTGGAAAGCCAAAGTGCGAGTCAGAATATTGTTCAATGAAAAATCAATCGCCGCAGAATAAGCTTTCAAAGGCATAAGCTTTTGGATCGCCCAATCGGCGTCGGGACGTTTTTCCGTAGGTTCATCTTGAAGATAAGAAACAGAGGTCTTCACATTCTCGAAGGCGTACCCCATATCGACTGAGTAAAGATCGTGATATGTCAGATCTGGTGAAACCGTCACATCCACGCCGCCTTCTGAGGCGTCCATTTGAATTTTACGTTTTAGAATCAGTTCGTTGACGGGAAGATGACCGGCACTGGCAACAACCCAAGGACCGCGATCTTTACTTCCAAGGCGTCCCATCATAGCGACAGCGCCATTACCTACGAGCTTTGCAGTTTCCGGAATATCGAGCTCATAGACGATCTTGTTTACGCGGTTATTTAAAGCAAAATCTCTGGAAGGAGCCCGGTACCAGCGGCTGTCGGCCACCAAGCCCCCACCCTCCTCACGGATGTCAGGCCCCATGCTAGGAATAAACACAGGCGTTGCAAACGCCACGACTTCCCAGCCACGCATATTGTAATCTGCAAAAAGACCGGTCAAACCTTGCTCGTCGGGACGAAGAGTGTCGATGGCAAACTTCGGCTGCCACAACCCCATTTGCCAGCGGCGATCCATTTCACTCCAGCCGTTTTTTTTGCGACCGGCATAGACCTTCAACGGCGTGTTTCCGTGATTGGCGATGTAAGCTTCATGCACGACGAAATGAGACTGTCCACGACTGAAAAAAGTACCGCCAGAGATATCGGCTACCATGTCGACCCAAGAGGTCTCTTTAAGGGCGGAAAGTCGCGCGGAAAGAAGCTGACTGTATGTGAGGTTCGGAGTTTCAGGAATGGGTGTGAGGTACTGCATTCCCTCCATGCGGATTTGACCATAGACTTGCGCAGGCGTGGAACGCTTCGGCTCTTCAATAGAGCTGACTCCCTCAGCTTGAAGATTCTTCAAGTTCAGGGTCTGAGTTTTCGCATGTGTGTTTACCGCAACGCTCGTCAGCACCGCAGCAAGGTAGCTTCTTACCCTCACGTCCGCCTCTGGCTTTTAGTCCAGTCGATAGAGAATAAGAAAAGGGCTCAAGAGTCAACGGAGCCCAGTGTCGAGGGGGTTCTTCTCGAATATAGAGGATCTCAGGGTAAAAAAACGTCGCCTTAATTGAAAATCTTACCCCTAAAAAAATACCAGGAACGGCCTCGATTTAGAGTAAGTGTTCTAGAATCCAATGCGGGTCGTCAATGGGAATATCATGCCCGGCCCAAGGATGCATTGTGGGTTTTAGACCCCACTTCTCGCCGATCCGCAAAGTGCATTGCGGGGATACCAGCCGATCGCCATGACTTCCGAAAAGATGAATATCTCCGGGAGCCTCTTTGGGGAATTTGTACTTTGAAGCCGCCAACAGCTGGCGGAAGACGTTTTCCATATTCATGGGATTGTTTTTGGTGAAAGCCATCAGTGATAACATTTCAGCCTCACGACGTTCATGACTGTTGGTCACCATCTCCAGAATAGTTTTTTCCCACAAGGCCTCATTGTTCGAAGCCGCCAGAAGTTTTGAAGCACGCAAGAAATTCATGGGATAAAAACGGTGATAAAATGGCGAATGCGCCGACGAACTGGTACAGAACAAGTAGGATTTCTTCACTTCGTGCGGAAACTCTCGCATCCACTCAACAGTCACCATGGCACCCAAAGAAACAGAAAGAATATTAAAGGACTCGCCTTTTTTTACAAACTCAGAACGCGCCCGCAGATCTTTCACGTATTCGGAAATTTTTAACGGACTTTTTTCACTATAGCGCGTGCCATTTCCGGGAAGATCAATCAGTTCGATTTTGTCCTGCGGAAATTTCGTTTTCATTTTGTCGACGAAAGATCCCCAGTGCCCTACTCCGCGAGCCAAGCCACGCAATAAAATCCAATTTCTATTTTGTGCCATACCAAAGCTCCTGAGCTTTCAACGCCCATTCTTTTTCTTGTTCGCCATTCATATTAGCCCACGCCTGCGGAGAAGCCACTGCGCGGATCAAAAACTCCATCAAGGTATTGTGTCGACGAAGAGTGCGACGATGACGATGTCCTTTCAAAGGATTAAAAGGCCCGTCAGAACGGAAGATTTGCCATGGGTTCTTTTTTACCCACATCCACGAACCCATCTCTAGACATAACGGCAGATATTTCTGATGGCCGGCAGCAGTTTTTAAGTGTTCGTCGTAAATATAATCCCACAAGTCCCCATGAGTCGTGTAACTTTGCGCCTGAGGTTCGACACGATAAAAATGATGGGGGTATGTGCGGTCCAACAAATTTTTAAGGGAATAGGTCATCGGTAAATCCGGAAATGGCTTCACTGTTTTCGCATAGGGAAACCAAAGTCGATCTTGAAAACCGAAGCCCGAGTGCAAATCCAAAGTGAGTGCCAAAGGGCTGTGTTTAATCTCTTCTTGCACGGCTTGCACCATCGCTTGCGCTTCCACTTCCATCGGTGCGCCTTCAACTCCGCGATACCAAGGCAAACGAGAACTGACACGATGACCGCCCACCCAGCGAGCCGGCTGCTCACCATCAACGGGGGCGTTTCGCATCAAGTCTACTCCGCGGGGGTTGGATCTTGTTTTGCGATATATGCCGATGGGATTCACGGTCGGGATGAAAAACACACGAATATTTTTTAAGGTGCTTTGCAGAGTTTGATCCCAGACCGCAAGTTCCGCCAAAGAATTCATCAATGCCACGCACACCTGGGCACCGATACGCTCTAGGCCGTGGACGCCGCCCACAAATCCAAGGACCGGAGCTTGGGGATCTTCACTGCCAAAAGTGATTTTATAAATTGGAAAACGCAAAGACTGATCTTCGCTGTAGGCAAGAATTTCTGATTTGACGGCCGTCCCCAAATCCTGGATTCGTTTTTCAATTTGCTGAATTTCAGGAAGTGTGGTCATAAGCCTCCATGATTAACGCTCGAAGCCATTGAACGAGCGTTGCACCTCGATTCTAAGAAGAGTAACCTTCGTTTATCAGGAGAACAAGTTATGATGAGTCTAGAAACTCTGCTTCAAAAAATGTGGGTCGACTATTGTGAACTCAACCCTGCCGCAAAACGTATTCATGACATTTTCACTCAAGAAGGCGAAAATGTGCTTAATGACCACATTGCCCTTCGCACCTTCAATCATCCCCGCTTAGGCATCGAGTCTTTGGCTCAGCACTTTAAAAAATATGGTTATGTCGAAAAGGGTGAATACACTTTCGTTGAAAAAAAGCTTTACGCAAAACACTATGAGCACCCCAATGAGGACATGCCTAAAATCTTCATCAGCGAACTTGAGCTTGAAAAAGTTTCTCCGTTCATTCGCGAAACTGTGAATAAACTGGTCGAACAATTGCCGGATTCTTTAATCCAGAGCGAATCCTTCCCTATGTGCGGACGTCCTTGGAAGACTTCTTTTGAATTGTATTCGCAGTTGGCCAAAGAAAGTGAATACGCTTCTTGGGTGGCGGCCTATGGCTTCCGTCCGAATCACTTCACGGTGAATATCAACAAACTTAAAAAGTTTGAGGACATCGTCCAGTTGAATGATTTCATCAAGAGCAAAGGCTACACCTTGAATAAGGCTGGCGGTGAAGTGAAGGGAACTCCTGCGGACTACCTAGAGCAAAGCTCTACAATGGCGTCAGAAATTCCTGTGAAGTTTGACGACGGCAGCACTCACAATATTCCTGGCTGCTATTACGAGTTCGCAAAGCGCTATCCACTTGCGAACGGTAAGTTGTATCAAGGATTTGTCGCGAAATCCGCCGACAAGATTTTTGAAAGTACAAACAAGGTCAACTAAGCAACACGTTTGATAAGCTTATCAAACGTCTCTTTATCCGCCTCTTGCTGGCCCCAATGTTTGTGGGCCTGCAAGAATGTCTGAACTAGTTGCGGGTCAAATTGAGTGCCCGAACAACGTTTCAACTCTGCATAGACCACGTCCAAAGGAAGGCCCTTGCGATAAGCACGGGTTTCCGACATGGCATCATAAGTGTCGACAACCAAAATAATGCGCGCAAGCAACGGAACTTCGTCTCCCCGCTTTTTATCGGGATACCCTGTTCCATCCACACGTTCATGGTGACCACGAATCGCAGGAAGGATTTCAGAAAAGAAGGGATGTCTGGCTAATGGTTTAATGATCTCTTCACTCATCACCGGATGACTCTGCATGACCAAATGCTCTTGATCATCAAGCTTACCAGGTTTAGCGATAATACTTTGAGGAACACCGATTTTACCGATGTCGTGGAAAAGGCCCGAAAACTCAGCAAGCTTTTGCTGATATTCGTTTAAGCCGGCATCACGCGCGAGTTTGCGCGACATCTCACCGACTCTGCAACAATGCGCATACGTCGCTGGGTCTACAGCTTTCAATGATTGCATTAAGGCCTGTGCAGCTTCATAAGCCCACGGCGGAATGTCACCCCAGGAAGACGACATATGGCTCCCTTCTCCCCTTACCTTTCATTTTTCGGAAATTAAGACGTAAAACTTAAATAAGAGAAATTTTATCGTCTTATCTTGAGTCAACTTCCGGTTGACAGTTTGTTGCGTGATTGAAAGACTTTTCAATGAAAGTGAATCACATTGAAACAGCTTTGAATCTGGGAAGGGTTTTTATGAAAAAGTGGCTCCTTGTTGTATCTATTCTGACTTTTTCGTCGGCCTCATTTGCGCAAAAAATTAAAGTCCGTAAAGTGAAAGGCAATCAAGCCGTGATTGAGTTTTCTGGCGGCTCTTTGCAACCTGGAAACGTCTATGAGCTGGCTCCAGACGAATTTGGTGAATCCTCCGCCGTTTCGACATCACGTAGATACTTAGTAGGCTTGAGCTTTAATTTCGAAAATACCAAAGCCGACACTTCTGGAGCGGAAAACGAAACGGACATCAACTTGTTGGCAAAGTTTGGTTGGAACTACGGCACTTTCGAAGTTGGACCTATGGTTAGCTATTCATCAACGGCAATCGGCAGTGTCACTACGACGACTTATAAGTTCGGCGGATTCGGTGATTACAATATGATTGCCAATACTCCGGGCGAAGCTTTTATTTATGGCTTGGGTGGTTATGCCACTATGGGACAACGTGATAGCGGCACTGGAAGCAAAATTGATGTCATGGATTTCTTTGTGGGCCCTTTTGCAAAGTGGTTCCCGACAGGAACAGGCGTGGGCTTCCGTCTTGATGGTGGTTATATCTATCAAAAAGTTTCTGGCGGCGTGGGTGGGGATGCCACGATCACGGGCTTAGCCTTTACTGCCGGCATTATTGCCTACTTCTAATAAAATCTTAACCGAATCATGCGTTGAGGGCTCTTGTAGAGCCCTCTTTTTTTTAGTATTTGATTCTAAAAAAAGGATGTCGCATGAAGCCCTCTGGATTGCTTTTCTTCTTGCTCCTATTTTCGCCGCTCGCATTTGCTCAAACTCTTTCTTTGACGGCACCAAATAAGTCCTGCGCTTGTTCCTCTGAAATCGAAGACCCACTAGAAGAACCCCAAAGTTTTAACTACGGAAAATTCCAGGGCCAATGCATCGACTCTTGTCGTTTTCGACCTGCCCGTATTTTAGAAAGTTCTTCCCATCTCATTGTTGGGAATATTTTGCATTTAGGTGGCTACTATAAAGCGAGCATCCCCCTGCAAAACCTCGCCAAGGTCGAAATGGGTTTTGAGGAGTTTTTGCCAGGTGTTTCCCACGTCGTTTTGAAATTCACTTTGGATGAAAAGGCCCCCGACATTATTTTACTCAGTCAGGTAAATCAGCAGAAAGCGGCGATTCCCATCCGTTCTTTGGTTCTGTCTTCAGAAGGCGTACCACCCAAAGATCATCCGTATACTTTGATGGAAGCTTATTTCGGAAACTTCTTATTGGCTCACCGCTTGGTCACGGGTGATGAATTCGCTCGCTGGATCGCCGAATATGCCCATCCCTTGAAACTTGTGGAGCTTAAAATTCCAACTGAAACCGCAGGGAAGATTTTTTTGAAGGGCGTTCAACAAAGCGACACGCAACGCATGCAAGATGTGTATGCGTTGTTTTCAAATAACTGTTCGACAAGTGCCTTTTCATTTATCGATTCACAGTCTAATATCACACGCACCGGATGGCAGCGATTTTTGGATGCACTTCCTATTGCGGGTCCTTGGGGCACGTTGCAGTCTTTGCAGGAAAGACAATTGGTGAATCAATAACGCGAAGGAATTTCCGCTTTTGATTTTTACTCAGAAATTTCCCTGATTTCTCGGTAAACTTACGTAGTTTACTGTTAGAAAAACGACGATCGGTAAAATAATTCGAAGTCCTTCCCGGTCTGATAGACAAGACAGCTCGCTCTCTTTAGATTGCGGGCATGACACGTTATCTGATTTTTTTAGCGCTGCTTTTTCCACTGACTTCAGTTGCACAAGGGAACTGCTTTCCGAGTGAAAACTCTTGTGATTTGTATCAATGCAAAGAACAAGAACGACAATGTGGGGCTGAAGGTTACTGGATGAACTTCGGTCATCCTTATTGTGAGAGTTTCTTAAAAGATCAACAGCAGTTTTACCCACGCACTCAAGTGTGGCTGAAGGATGTGCGTCTGTGCCTGCAAGAACGCGTTCAGCAGGTCTCGCAAGAAGCCTCGTGCAATGATCTTCATAAACAGGCCATGCACAGCCATGTGAGCTGCTACGTCGATACGGGTTTTTGCGATCTTACTTACCTCGAGAGAGCTCGCGTTTACTGGTATCTAAAAGGCGCTTTGCGAAGTGCCAGCACCTGGCAGGAAGCCGCTCTTCTTCATCAAGCTTGCTGGAATCATCAAATGCAGACCTACGGTTGGAGTGATGAAACGTTGTTGAAGGATGCAGGTTTATAAAAACAAAAAAAGGAGCAGACATCTGCTCCTTTTTCTTTAAACCACCGTTTCATCGTGTCCGAAGATCTTACGGTATTTACCCATGAACCAGACCTGGAATCGGTCAATGTATAAGTGCACGGCCGGAATCACGTAAAGAGTTAACAGTGTTGAACTGATCGTTCCACCAATAACGACAATACCTAGTGATGTACGAGACTTTGAAGCCT
It encodes the following:
- the rpmG gene encoding 50S ribosomal protein L33, which gives rise to MAKKSGRIIITLECTEARAEGKPVSRYTTTKNKTKTPGRLEKKKYNPNLKRHTVHRETK
- the dcd gene encoding dCTP deaminase, which produces MILTDQQILECMEQGSIKVEPFRRECLGTNSYDVHLGKTLAVYEEKTLDARKHNKIRTFEIPEEGYVLMPDTLYLGVTLEYTETLKHVPFLEGKSSVGRLGIDIHATAGKGDVGFCNYWTLEISVKQPVRVYTGMPIGQLIYFEVKGDILTSYNVKPSAKYNDKKPIPVESMMWKNSF
- a CDS encoding alpha/beta fold hydrolase, which codes for MAQNRNWILLRGLARGVGHWGSFVDKMKTKFPQDKIELIDLPGNGTRYSEKSPLKISEYVKDLRARSEFVKKGESFNILSVSLGAMVTVEWMREFPHEVKKSYLFCTSSSAHSPFYHRFYPMNFLRASKLLAASNNEALWEKTILEMVTNSHERREAEMLSLMAFTKNNPMNMENVFRQLLAASKYKFPKEAPGDIHLFGSHGDRLVSPQCTLRIGEKWGLKPTMHPWAGHDIPIDDPHWILEHLL
- a CDS encoding HD-GYP domain-containing protein, producing the protein MSSSWGDIPPWAYEAAQALMQSLKAVDPATYAHCCRVGEMSRKLARDAGLNEYQQKLAEFSGLFHDIGKIGVPQSIIAKPGKLDDQEHLVMQSHPVMSEEIIKPLARHPFFSEILPAIRGHHERVDGTGYPDKKRGDEVPLLARIILVVDTYDAMSETRAYRKGLPLDVVYAELKRCSGTQFDPQLVQTFLQAHKHWGQQEADKETFDKLIKRVA
- a CDS encoding DUF1338 domain-containing protein, whose product is MMSLETLLQKMWVDYCELNPAAKRIHDIFTQEGENVLNDHIALRTFNHPRLGIESLAQHFKKYGYVEKGEYTFVEKKLYAKHYEHPNEDMPKIFISELELEKVSPFIRETVNKLVEQLPDSLIQSESFPMCGRPWKTSFELYSQLAKESEYASWVAAYGFRPNHFTVNINKLKKFEDIVQLNDFIKSKGYTLNKAGGEVKGTPADYLEQSSTMASEIPVKFDDGSTHNIPGCYYEFAKRYPLANGKLYQGFVAKSADKIFESTNKVN
- a CDS encoding M14 family zinc carboxypeptidase, which gives rise to MTTLPEIQQIEKRIQDLGTAVKSEILAYSEDQSLRFPIYKITFGSEDPQAPVLGFVGGVHGLERIGAQVCVALMNSLAELAVWDQTLQSTLKNIRVFFIPTVNPIGIYRKTRSNPRGVDLMRNAPVDGEQPARWVGGHRVSSRLPWYRGVEGAPMEVEAQAMVQAVQEEIKHSPLALTLDLHSGFGFQDRLWFPYAKTVKPFPDLPMTYSLKNLLDRTYPHHFYRVEPQAQSYTTHGDLWDYIYDEHLKTAAGHQKYLPLCLEMGSWMWVKKNPWQIFRSDGPFNPLKGHRHRRTLRRHNTLMEFLIRAVASPQAWANMNGEQEKEWALKAQELWYGTK
- a CDS encoding transposase, which gives rise to MRVRSYLAAVLTSVAVNTHAKTQTLNLKNLQAEGVSSIEEPKRSTPAQVYGQIRMEGMQYLTPIPETPNLTYSQLLSARLSALKETSWVDMVADISGGTFFSRGQSHFVVHEAYIANHGNTPLKVYAGRKKNGWSEMDRRWQMGLWQPKFAIDTLRPDEQGLTGLFADYNMRGWEVVAFATPVFIPSMGPDIREEGGGLVADSRWYRAPSRDFALNNRVNKIVYELDIPETAKLVGNGAVAMMGRLGSKDRGPWVVASAGHLPVNELILKRKIQMDASEGGVDVTVSPDLTYHDLYSVDMGYAFENVKTSVSYLQDEPTEKRPDADWAIQKLMPLKAYSAAIDFSLNNILTRTLAFQLEYLKVEGGGIVDIRSDGKPDDFTLFDARLKFTNALSFRVEGQLASIFRRPFVTRFKYLYDYDQRGSLLNTEFLYYPNQKWAVVLGGDVLGVQDENHNPSSFLNQYRANDRVYGGMTYVF